Proteins co-encoded in one Cytophaga hutchinsonii ATCC 33406 genomic window:
- a CDS encoding toxin-antitoxin system YwqK family antitoxin: MKQFFNVRIFLLGIFILPLFSVAQTDTLLPSGKKPKYYVMETDTVPELMFRPDTIPSNKRKKKAPKKKKKVFYDLKCKKGFIRTISGASGNVTLEKFYYLKVWKDPNPYILDVYVWDITKNKIVKVTKIEADKQPQYRILHGPYTREVNGNLVETGAYYIGTKHARWETYDKNFILQAKTKYYKGWPKEAKIAYYDGGHTKLKEVMPYEYGKLQGDYYFFTEKGIVLMKGTYENGVKVGTWVEYFPDSPNRKRETKYTDDPDVAAEPIIAKEWNDKGKLIIIDGQPIPEGSKKQDEEDPIKKRLKKKR, encoded by the coding sequence ATGAAACAGTTTTTTAACGTACGCATATTCCTTTTAGGCATATTCATTCTGCCGCTTTTTTCTGTTGCTCAAACAGATACGCTGTTACCTTCGGGAAAGAAGCCGAAGTATTATGTTATGGAGACAGATACGGTACCTGAACTGATGTTCCGCCCGGACACCATCCCTTCAAACAAAAGAAAAAAGAAAGCTCCCAAAAAGAAGAAAAAGGTTTTTTACGATTTAAAGTGTAAAAAAGGATTTATCCGTACCATTTCAGGAGCCAGCGGAAACGTTACGCTTGAAAAGTTCTATTACTTAAAAGTATGGAAGGACCCGAACCCGTATATTCTGGATGTGTATGTATGGGATATTACAAAAAATAAAATTGTAAAGGTTACAAAAATTGAAGCCGATAAGCAGCCTCAGTATAGAATACTGCATGGCCCGTATACCCGGGAAGTGAATGGCAACTTAGTTGAAACAGGTGCTTATTACATTGGCACCAAGCACGCCCGCTGGGAAACATATGATAAAAACTTCATTCTTCAGGCCAAAACCAAATACTATAAAGGCTGGCCCAAAGAAGCTAAAATCGCCTATTACGATGGCGGCCATACCAAATTAAAAGAAGTAATGCCCTATGAATATGGCAAACTCCAGGGTGATTATTACTTTTTTACCGAAAAAGGCATTGTTTTAATGAAAGGAACCTACGAGAACGGCGTAAAGGTTGGTACCTGGGTTGAATATTTCCCGGATTCGCCTAACCGAAAACGGGAAACAAAATATACTGATGATCCGGACGTGGCAGCAGAACCGATTATAGCAAAGGAATGGAACGACAAAGGAAAGCTGATCATTATCGACGGACAACCCATTCCGGAAGGTTCTAAAAAGCAGGATGAAGAAGATCCGATTAAAAAGCGTTTAAAGAAAAAACGATAG
- the pgi gene encoding glucose-6-phosphate isomerase, translating into MTNTSDFTSWKKLNEHYSKSSNLQMRDLFAADKDRFSKYSVQFNDILVDYSKNRITDETISLLIALAEEAGLKQAIEDMFAGKKINNTEKRSVLHVALRNRSNTPILSDGKDVMPEVNAVLEKMKGFCEKVRSGAWKGYTGKSITDIVNIGIGGSDLGPVMVTEALKPYGSPTLHVHFVSNVDGTHIVETTKKLNPETTLFIIASKTFTTQETITNAESAKAWFLQTAKDEAAVAKHFVALSTNAKSVAAFGIDTENMFEFWDWVGGRYSLWSAIGLSIALYIGYDNYIELLSGAHAMDKHFKETPFAKNIPVLLALIGIWYNNFYKAESHAILPYDQYMHRFAAYFQQGDMESNGKRVTKDGTAVTYSTGPIIWGEPGTNGQHAFYQLIHQGTKLIPCDFLAPVISQNPIGDHHPKLLANFFAQTEALMKGKTAAEAKAELEKAGLSAEDVAALVNHKVFEGNRPTNSIFFKKLTPFTLGSLIAMYEHKIYTQSVVWQINAFDQWGVELGKQLANAILPELKDNAAVTSHDSSTNGLINFYKANK; encoded by the coding sequence ATGACGAATACATCAGATTTCACTTCCTGGAAGAAGCTAAACGAGCATTATTCTAAAAGTTCAAATTTGCAGATGCGCGACCTGTTTGCAGCAGACAAGGACAGATTTTCTAAATACTCCGTTCAATTCAATGATATATTAGTCGATTACTCAAAGAATAGGATTACAGATGAAACCATTTCGTTATTGATTGCGCTGGCAGAAGAAGCCGGATTGAAGCAGGCAATAGAAGATATGTTCGCTGGAAAAAAAATAAATAATACAGAAAAACGTTCGGTACTGCACGTTGCCTTACGCAATCGCTCTAATACGCCAATCCTTTCCGATGGCAAAGATGTGATGCCGGAAGTAAATGCTGTATTAGAAAAAATGAAAGGTTTCTGCGAAAAAGTTCGCAGCGGTGCATGGAAAGGCTATACAGGCAAATCCATTACAGACATCGTGAACATCGGTATCGGCGGTTCTGATCTTGGCCCGGTAATGGTTACCGAAGCATTAAAACCTTATGGTTCACCAACACTCCATGTGCACTTCGTTTCAAACGTTGATGGTACGCACATTGTTGAAACAACAAAAAAATTAAATCCGGAAACAACATTATTCATCATTGCTTCCAAAACATTTACCACACAGGAAACCATTACCAATGCTGAATCTGCAAAAGCATGGTTCCTGCAAACAGCAAAAGACGAAGCAGCCGTTGCCAAACATTTTGTTGCCCTTTCTACAAACGCGAAATCTGTAGCCGCTTTCGGCATTGATACAGAAAACATGTTCGAATTCTGGGACTGGGTTGGCGGCCGTTACTCCCTTTGGTCTGCCATTGGTTTATCTATTGCGCTATACATCGGATACGACAACTACATTGAATTGCTGAGCGGTGCACATGCAATGGACAAGCATTTCAAAGAAACGCCTTTCGCTAAAAATATTCCGGTGCTTCTTGCCTTGATCGGTATCTGGTACAACAATTTCTATAAAGCAGAATCACATGCAATTCTTCCGTACGATCAGTACATGCATCGTTTTGCTGCGTACTTCCAGCAGGGAGACATGGAAAGCAATGGTAAACGTGTAACCAAAGACGGAACTGCTGTTACCTACTCTACCGGCCCGATCATCTGGGGTGAACCAGGGACGAACGGTCAGCATGCCTTCTACCAATTAATTCACCAGGGAACAAAATTGATACCGTGTGATTTCTTAGCGCCTGTTATCAGTCAGAATCCGATTGGTGATCACCACCCGAAATTACTGGCAAACTTTTTTGCACAAACGGAAGCCTTAATGAAAGGTAAAACAGCTGCGGAAGCAAAAGCTGAATTGGAAAAAGCAGGACTTTCTGCTGAAGATGTTGCTGCCCTGGTAAACCACAAAGTATTTGAAGGCAACAGACCAACCAATTCCATCTTCTTTAAAAAATTAACACCATTTACATTAGGATCATTAATCGCCATGTACGAACACAAGATCTATACACAAAGTGTGGTATGGCAAATCAATGCATTTGATCAGTGGGGTGTTGAATTAGGTAAGCAGCTGGCAAATGCGATTCTGCCTGAATTAAAAGATAACGCAGCGGTAACAAGCCACGACAGCTCTACAAACGGGCTGATCAACTTCTACAAAGCGAATAAATAA